In Pseudomonadota bacterium, one genomic interval encodes:
- a CDS encoding branched-chain amino acid ABC transporter permease: MELLGYIIEQTINGLQLGAVYALIALGYTMVYGVLRLINFAHGDIFMLGAFIAYFLITKFGMPIYFVFIITMLSTGLAGYLIEKIAYKPLRHAPKISLLITAVGVSLFLEYFLSLNALFTPNYIGFPRPFEIESYNFAMFTVTNVQLLIFSITFISLFLVYLLVYRTKYGRAMRAVSYDQEVASLMGIGIDGIISFTFIVGASLAGLGGILYGIAYPQINVFMGIMPGIKSFIAAVLGGIGIVHGAVLGGFIIGLLEVFVSAFISSTFRDGLIFIILLLVLILKPSGIFGKRIEKV, encoded by the coding sequence ATGGAACTTCTTGGTTATATAATTGAACAGACAATTAACGGCCTCCAGTTAGGGGCTGTCTATGCCCTTATTGCCCTTGGCTACACCATGGTTTACGGGGTGTTGAGGCTTATTAATTTTGCCCATGGCGATATCTTCATGCTCGGGGCATTCATCGCCTATTTCCTTATTACAAAATTCGGTATGCCCATCTATTTTGTTTTTATTATTACAATGCTAAGCACAGGTCTTGCCGGATATCTCATTGAAAAGATAGCCTATAAGCCGCTCAGACATGCACCGAAGATTTCCCTGCTTATCACTGCTGTCGGTGTATCGTTGTTTCTTGAGTATTTTCTCAGTTTAAACGCTCTTTTTACCCCGAATTATATTGGTTTTCCCAGGCCCTTTGAAATAGAAAGCTATAATTTTGCCATGTTTACTGTTACAAATGTGCAACTCCTTATATTCTCAATTACATTTATTTCACTCTTTCTTGTTTATTTACTTGTTTATCGGACAAAATACGGAAGGGCTATGCGGGCAGTCTCATACGACCAGGAAGTAGCCTCGCTCATGGGCATAGGCATTGACGGGATTATCTCATTCACTTTTATTGTCGGTGCATCCCTTGCCGGGTTAGGGGGTATTCTTTACGGGATTGCCTATCCTCAGATTAATGTTTTTATGGGAATCATGCCGGGTATAAAATCATTTATAGCAGCAGTGCTCGGCGGTATAGGCATTGTGCACGGCGCAGTGCTCGGAGGATTCATAATCGGTCTTTTAGAGGTCTTTGTCTCCGCATTCATTTCATCCACATTCAGAGATGGTTTAATATTCATCATCCTCCTGCTTGTTCTCATTTTGAAACCAAGCGGGATATTCGGAAAGAGGATTGAGAAGGTATGA
- a CDS encoding branched-chain amino acid ABC transporter permease, whose translation MRFFLESRKFLIISFAVYILLKILFANNFISAYIQQITLFAIIMTIAALGLNVIYGYTGQFSLGHAAFYGIGAYTSAYLAKIFGIEGVFSFLPVLLISGIVAGCIGYLIGIPILRLRDDFLAIATLGFGTLVRVFLDNSDRFAEMLGGSRGFVGISKITNLELTFFSALFIVLITKNLIYSRYGLFLRCIRDDELAATSAGINTSKTKLMAFSYGCMLAGVGGALYAHLYTFLHPSNFDILKSIDFLIIVIIGGMGSIRGTIYASILWVGLIEGLRIVLPVEMLDLRWVVIPVLLIALMMWKPYGLMAKK comes from the coding sequence ATGAGGTTTTTTCTCGAATCAAGAAAGTTTTTAATAATATCTTTTGCCGTTTATATCCTGCTTAAGATACTCTTTGCCAATAATTTTATATCAGCTTACATCCAGCAGATTACCTTATTTGCCATTATTATGACTATAGCCGCTCTGGGTCTGAATGTGATTTATGGATATACAGGCCAGTTTTCATTGGGTCATGCGGCATTCTACGGTATCGGAGCCTATACATCCGCTTATCTTGCAAAGATATTCGGAATAGAGGGGGTATTCTCTTTTTTACCTGTATTGCTGATCAGCGGTATTGTTGCCGGCTGCATCGGTTATCTTATCGGAATTCCTATTTTGAGGTTGAGGGATGATTTTCTGGCTATAGCAACGCTCGGTTTCGGCACCCTCGTCAGGGTATTTCTGGATAATTCCGATAGGTTTGCAGAGATGCTCGGCGGGTCAAGGGGGTTTGTCGGTATATCAAAAATAACCAACCTCGAACTTACGTTTTTTTCTGCATTATTCATTGTCTTAATTACAAAAAATCTCATATATTCGCGGTACGGACTCTTCCTGCGATGCATCAGGGACGATGAACTTGCGGCAACCTCTGCGGGGATTAACACATCAAAAACAAAACTCATGGCATTTTCTTACGGATGTATGCTCGCAGGTGTCGGCGGCGCCCTTTATGCTCATCTTTACACTTTTCTCCATCCGTCAAATTTTGACATACTCAAATCGATAGATTTTCTCATCATTGTTATCATCGGGGGAATGGGAAGTATAAGGGGAACGATCTATGCAAGCATTTTATGGGTGGGATTAATAGAAGGACTGCGGATTGTTCTGCCCGTTGAAATGTTGGATCTAAGATGGGTGGTAATCCCGGTATTGCTTATTGCCCTTATGATGTGGAAACCATACGGTTTGATGGCCAAAAAATAG
- a CDS encoding ABC transporter ATP-binding protein, translated as MLKIDNLTIKYGIIKALDNVTLEVIPGEILSVIGANGAGKTTLLKAIAGLLKPQGGNIEFEDREISGLKPEKIVKCGITMVPEGRRVFADLSVKENLELGGYSLEDRHLKKELYELILTTFPRLGERLKQNAGTLSGGEQQMLAMGRALMANPKLLLLDEPSMGLSPIITKEIFALIKLINKEKHISMILVEQNARMAMEHSQRTYVLENGSIVMEGESSVLKNDARVTEAYLGV; from the coding sequence ATGCTCAAAATAGACAATCTCACAATAAAATATGGCATAATCAAAGCTCTTGATAATGTGACTTTAGAAGTAATACCCGGCGAAATCCTCTCGGTTATTGGTGCAAACGGCGCCGGAAAGACTACCCTTTTGAAAGCTATTGCCGGTCTCCTAAAACCGCAGGGCGGCAATATTGAATTTGAAGACCGGGAAATAAGCGGGCTTAAACCTGAAAAGATTGTGAAGTGCGGCATTACAATGGTGCCGGAGGGAAGACGGGTATTCGCCGACCTTTCAGTAAAGGAGAACCTTGAACTCGGTGGATATTCACTTGAAGACAGACACTTAAAAAAAGAACTGTACGAGCTTATTCTTACTACCTTTCCCAGGCTTGGTGAGCGTTTAAAACAAAATGCAGGTACCCTGTCAGGCGGTGAGCAACAGATGCTCGCCATGGGCAGGGCTCTTATGGCCAATCCAAAACTCCTTCTCCTTGATGAACCGTCTATGGGGCTTTCACCTATTATTACTAAAGAAATATTTGCGCTGATAAAGCTTATCAATAAAGAAAAACATATATCCATGATCCTTGTTGAACAGAATGCCCGCATGGCAATGGAACATTCTCAGAGGACCTATGTTCTTGAAAACGGGAGTATTGTCATGGAGGGTGAATCGTCAGTGCTCAAAAACGATGCAAGGGTCACAGAAGCATACCTCGGAGTATAG
- a CDS encoding ABC transporter ATP-binding protein: MKALEVINLEKSFGGVKAVDNMSFHIREGETLGIIGPNGAGKTTVFNLITGFYRPDGGVIKFYDKDITGVAPYKLSHLGMSRTFQNMRLFSGLTVFENILSAVLAKKSYNMLSAVFRTEKYFAAEGKAEEKARGLIDFFGLSGKEDYPTGSLPYGEQRKLELARALSTGPRLLLIDEPGAGMNPREVLDFVDTINVIKNKYSLSIIIIEHQMKLVMGISDRIVVMDFGEKIMEGLPSEVKKDKKVIEAYLGDALE; the protein is encoded by the coding sequence ATGAAAGCATTGGAAGTAATAAACCTTGAAAAAAGTTTTGGCGGCGTTAAGGCTGTTGATAATATGTCATTTCATATCCGGGAAGGTGAGACGCTCGGCATAATAGGACCCAATGGCGCAGGTAAAACCACAGTATTCAATCTTATTACCGGGTTCTACCGTCCCGATGGGGGTGTAATAAAATTCTATGATAAAGACATAACAGGGGTCGCACCATACAAACTGTCGCATCTCGGAATGTCGCGCACGTTTCAGAACATGCGGCTATTCAGCGGTCTCACTGTTTTTGAGAACATCCTATCGGCTGTACTTGCCAAAAAGAGTTATAATATGCTTTCTGCTGTATTCCGGACTGAAAAATATTTTGCTGCAGAAGGAAAGGCCGAAGAAAAGGCGAGAGGTCTCATTGACTTTTTCGGGTTATCCGGCAAGGAAGACTACCCTACCGGCAGCCTGCCTTATGGCGAACAGAGAAAGTTAGAACTTGCACGGGCACTTTCAACAGGGCCGAGGTTATTACTAATCGATGAACCCGGGGCAGGCATGAACCCAAGAGAAGTCCTTGATTTTGTGGATACAATAAATGTGATAAAAAACAAATATTCTCTCTCGATAATTATCATAGAGCACCAGATGAAGCTTGTCATGGGTATTTCCGACAGGATAGTCGTAATGGATTTTGGTGAAAAGATTATGGAAGGCTTGCCCTCAGAGGTGAAAAAAGACAAAAAGGTAATTGAGGCATACCTTGGAGATGCATTGGAGTAA